A single Candidatus Zymogenus saltonus DNA region contains:
- a CDS encoding branched-chain amino acid transaminase, which produces MVDKVSKIWMDGKLIPWEEANVHILTHTLHYGLGVFEGIRCYKCSDGRSAIFRLREHVDRLFGSAKISFIDIPYSEDDIAEAVIETLKVNNMEEGYIRPIVFIGDGAMGVHPQKNPIRTAIVVWKWGAYLGDDGLSKGIRVKTSSFTRHHVNTSMTKSKTCGYYVNSILAKLEVTKAGYDEALMLDTEGYVSEGSGENIFIAKGNKIKTPPLTSILNGITRDAIITLAEELGYKMKEERFTRDELYTADEAFFTGTAAEVTPIREIDDRAIGNGTAGPITKKLQKVFFDSAMGKDKKHESWLTYL; this is translated from the coding sequence ATGGTTGACAAAGTTTCCAAAATATGGATGGACGGTAAGCTTATCCCGTGGGAGGAGGCCAACGTCCATATTCTTACCCACACACTGCATTACGGCCTTGGTGTTTTTGAGGGCATCCGCTGTTACAAGTGCAGCGACGGGAGATCGGCCATCTTCAGGTTGAGGGAGCACGTCGATCGGCTTTTCGGATCGGCCAAGATCTCCTTCATCGACATCCCGTACTCTGAGGATGATATCGCCGAAGCCGTTATTGAGACGCTCAAGGTAAACAATATGGAAGAAGGCTACATAAGGCCCATCGTCTTTATCGGCGACGGAGCCATGGGCGTTCACCCGCAGAAAAATCCCATAAGGACGGCCATAGTAGTCTGGAAGTGGGGCGCTTACCTGGGTGACGACGGTCTCTCGAAGGGGATCAGGGTAAAAACCTCCTCCTTTACCAGACACCACGTAAATACAAGCATGACGAAATCCAAGACCTGCGGTTACTACGTCAACTCCATACTTGCAAAGCTCGAAGTCACAAAGGCCGGCTACGACGAGGCATTAATGCTCGACACGGAGGGATATGTCTCCGAGGGGAGCGGCGAAAATATTTTTATCGCGAAAGGGAACAAGATCAAGACCCCGCCCCTGACATCCATCTTGAACGGAATAACGAGGGACGCCATCATTACCCTGGCCGAAGAATTGGGCTATAAAATGAAGGAAGAGAGGTTTACCAGAGACGAGCTGTATACGGCGGATGAGGCCTTTTTTACGGGAACGGCGGCGGAGGTCACTCCCATAAGGGAGATCGACGACAGGGCTATCGGAAATGGGACCGCCGGCCCGATAACCAAAAAGCTCCAAAAAGTCTTTTTCGATTCGGCCATGGGTAAAGACAAGAAGCACGAAAGCTGGCTCACTTACCTTTAA
- a CDS encoding DnaJ domain-containing protein: MSSQEATFRGNLKDIPFPKLLSEIYGMGISGNLTLSRGKVKKDISVSRGMPLKINSNLLQEVLGRYLVKIGKITEEQYQRTLNAAFETKTMHGAVMVNYSLLTDEELKKYLRTQSLYKLLNLFKWNDGEYSFIKRDLAPKGGDLDGISMPTIIIRGIKWGYSLDRIIKAMGPYNNYYLYPGESKLFSKNMMGLNPQEEWLLNQIDGTRTVRETIQMSPLEFIESNKLLYASIIMHILDVKQSPTPSPLSFDKAEKQDELSTKILKKYQKMASQNYFEVLGVDQDTPLPDIKKAYLHLAKKYHPDSFPQDVLPMVEKTVNRIFDTVNKAYRVLSNEKERDLYIRSMSAPEENMTESKLQDVTNAELQFQKGKIYLKKKDYRNAMEAFKWSVKLVPDEGEYLAYLGWVLFLSAENKKGDDAVRAITYLKKAAALNPSIESPSIFLGIIYKVQNLKDVAILQFKKALEINPDSIEARRELKAIGIIKSREEHRGLFGKRKK; this comes from the coding sequence ATGTCATCGCAAGAAGCAACTTTTAGGGGAAATCTTAAAGATATTCCCTTCCCGAAGCTCCTCTCGGAGATTTACGGGATGGGCATCAGCGGGAACCTTACCTTGAGCAGGGGTAAGGTAAAGAAGGACATTTCCGTCAGCCGTGGAATGCCGTTAAAAATAAACTCCAACCTGCTCCAGGAAGTCCTTGGACGGTATCTCGTCAAGATCGGGAAGATCACCGAAGAGCAGTATCAAAGGACATTGAATGCCGCCTTTGAAACCAAGACGATGCACGGCGCCGTTATGGTGAATTATTCTCTCTTGACGGATGAAGAGCTTAAGAAATATTTGAGAACCCAATCGTTATATAAGCTCTTAAACCTCTTCAAATGGAATGACGGAGAGTATTCCTTTATCAAGAGGGACCTGGCCCCGAAGGGGGGCGATCTTGACGGAATATCAATGCCCACAATTATCATCAGGGGAATAAAGTGGGGCTATTCCCTCGACAGGATTATAAAGGCTATGGGGCCCTACAATAACTATTACCTGTATCCCGGCGAAAGCAAGCTCTTTTCGAAAAACATGATGGGTTTGAATCCCCAAGAGGAGTGGCTGTTAAACCAGATCGACGGAACCCGAACCGTGAGAGAGACCATCCAGATGTCGCCTTTGGAGTTCATCGAATCAAACAAGCTCCTCTACGCGTCGATAATAATGCACATACTCGACGTAAAACAGTCTCCGACACCCTCTCCTTTGAGCTTTGATAAGGCCGAAAAACAGGATGAACTATCCACAAAGATCCTCAAGAAGTATCAGAAGATGGCGAGTCAAAATTATTTCGAGGTCCTCGGGGTCGATCAGGACACTCCCCTCCCCGATATTAAGAAGGCCTATCTTCATCTCGCAAAGAAGTATCATCCCGACTCCTTCCCGCAGGATGTGCTGCCCATGGTGGAAAAAACGGTAAACAGGATCTTCGACACCGTCAACAAGGCGTACAGGGTTCTCTCAAACGAAAAGGAGAGGGATCTGTACATACGCTCCATGTCAGCCCCCGAGGAGAACATGACCGAATCGAAGCTTCAGGACGTCACAAACGCCGAGCTTCAGTTTCAAAAGGGAAAGATATATTTGAAGAAGAAGGACTACAGGAACGCAATGGAGGCCTTCAAGTGGTCGGTTAAGCTCGTTCCGGACGAGGGGGAATATCTGGCGTACCTCGGCTGGGTCCTTTTCCTGTCGGCGGAAAACAAGAAGGGGGACGACGCGGTCAGGGCCATAACGTACTTGAAAAAGGCCGCGGCATTGAATCCCTCCATCGAAAGCCCTTCCATCTTCCTTGGGATTATCTACAAGGTTCAGAATCTGAAAGACGTGGCTATACTCCAGTTTAAAAAGGCCCTGGAGATCAATCCCGACTCCATCGAGGCGCGGCGGGAGCTAAAGGCCATCGGTATCATAAAATCAAGAGAAGAACATAGAGGATTATTTGGTAAAAGGAAAAAATAA